Proteins found in one Podarcis muralis chromosome 5, rPodMur119.hap1.1, whole genome shotgun sequence genomic segment:
- the MYOG gene encoding myogenin translates to MPPSSWCAEPEFHSLTQALPCQTLTMELLETNPYFFADQRFYDGENYLSPRLHGYEQTAYQERAAMTLCPEVRAGLEEKASSLPDHSPGQCLPWACKVCKRKSVSIDRRRAATLREKRRLKKVNEAFEALKRSTLLNPNQRLPKVEILRSAIQYIERLQALLSTLNQQERDQRELRYCNSSTQAVVTSDHGSSSTSCSPEWSSQLDFSTHPGDHLLSDDSSEDHNLHSLSSIVDSIAVEDVAVAFQEERAQN, encoded by the exons ATGCCACCAAGCAGTTGGTGCGCGGAGCCAGAGTTTCACTCCCTGACGCAGGCTCTGCCTTGCCAGACGCTCACCATGGAACTCCTTGAGACCAACCCTTACTTTTTTGCAGACCAGAGGTTTTACGACGGGGAAAACTACCTGAGCCCTCGCTTGCACGGCTACGAGCAGACAGCCTACCAAGAGCGAGCAGCCATGACCCTGTGCCCCGAAGTCAGGGCTGGCTTAGAGGAGAAGGCCTCATCCCTGCCGGACCACAGTCCCGGCCAGTGTCTGCCCTGGGCGTGCAAAGTGTGCAAGAGGAAAAGCGTCTCCATCGACAGGCGCCGGGCTGCCACCCTGAGGGAGAAGCGCCGGCTGAAGAAAGTCAACGAGGCCTTTGAAGCTCTGAAGCGGAGCACTTTATTGAACCCCAACCAGCGGCTTCCCAAAGTGGAGATCTTGCGCAGCGCCATCCAGTACATTGAGCGCTTGCAagctctgctcagcactctcaATCAGCAGGAGAGGGACCAGCGAGAACTGCGCTACTGCAACTCCAGCACCCAAGCAGTG GTGACTAGTGACCATGGATCCAGCAGCACCTCATGCAGCCCTGAATGGAGCAGCCAGCTAGACTTTAGCACTCATCCTGGAG ATCATTTGCTGAGTGATGATTCTTCCGAAGACCACAATCTTCATTCGCTGTCTTCGATTGTGGACAGTATTGCTGTGGAGGATGTGGCCGTTGCGTTCCAAGAGGAGAGGGCTCAGAACTGA